A region from the Actinomycetes bacterium genome encodes:
- a CDS encoding trypsin-like peptidase domain-containing protein, translated as MTENSPWKAPEQPAAQDTVPVFAGPVPPATPSAALPPAAEQPATQPPVAEQPAAAAPAATLTDLWGPPASPPSPPSPPGPTDTIVFGTPLPEAAPAEPGSAPRSRRGRTAALVASTALVAGLLGGGIGGVIGANRAEQTGTTTVTTGTTSGRTTTVQLPTGSVAEVAATVGPSVVSIQFRNSTSGGEGSGVILTTDGKILTNNHVVEGAVGGGTLTVTFSDGKSVPAKIIGRDPSSDLAVIQAENVTGAKPATLGSSANLVVGESVVAIGSPLGLSGTVTSGIVSALNRPVSTGTSSTSGGAAFDAIQTDAAINPGNSGGALANLAGQVVGINSAIATLGTTVGSQSGSIGLGFSIPIDQAKRIADELVKTGTATKPQLGVTVGDAPNGGAQIGTVIAGSAAARAGLKAGDVVTSFGGRPIEDANALVAAVRSSAPGSQQQVTYVRGGQTLTTTVTLESVPSATS; from the coding sequence ATGACCGAGAACTCGCCCTGGAAGGCACCCGAGCAGCCAGCGGCCCAGGACACCGTCCCGGTGTTCGCCGGCCCGGTTCCTCCCGCGACCCCCTCGGCCGCCCTTCCCCCGGCGGCCGAGCAGCCCGCGACGCAGCCTCCCGTGGCCGAGCAGCCGGCAGCCGCAGCGCCAGCAGCGACACTGACCGACCTTTGGGGCCCGCCGGCGTCCCCTCCGTCCCCTCCGTCGCCTCCGGGTCCCACGGACACGATCGTCTTCGGCACGCCGCTGCCGGAGGCAGCCCCGGCCGAGCCGGGCTCGGCGCCCCGCAGCCGGCGGGGCCGCACGGCGGCGCTGGTGGCGTCCACCGCGCTGGTCGCCGGCCTGCTGGGCGGCGGCATCGGTGGCGTCATCGGGGCCAACCGGGCCGAGCAGACCGGCACGACGACGGTGACGACGGGTACCACCTCGGGTAGGACGACCACGGTCCAGCTGCCCACCGGATCGGTCGCGGAGGTGGCCGCCACGGTCGGCCCGAGCGTCGTGTCGATCCAGTTCCGCAACTCGACCAGCGGCGGTGAGGGGTCCGGGGTGATCCTCACCACCGACGGCAAGATCCTCACCAACAACCACGTGGTCGAGGGCGCCGTCGGCGGTGGCACCCTCACGGTCACCTTCAGCGACGGCAAGTCCGTGCCCGCCAAGATCATCGGCCGTGACCCGTCGTCCGACCTCGCGGTCATCCAGGCCGAGAACGTGACCGGCGCCAAGCCCGCGACGCTGGGCAGCTCGGCCAACCTGGTGGTCGGCGAGTCGGTCGTGGCCATCGGGTCGCCGCTCGGCCTGTCCGGCACCGTCACCTCCGGCATCGTCAGCGCGCTGAACCGTCCGGTGAGCACCGGCACCAGCTCGACGAGCGGCGGGGCCGCCTTCGACGCGATCCAGACGGACGCGGCGATCAACCCGGGCAACTCCGGCGGCGCGCTGGCCAACCTGGCCGGCCAGGTCGTGGGCATCAACTCGGCGATCGCCACCCTCGGCACGACCGTCGGCAGCCAGTCCGGCTCGATCGGGCTGGGCTTCTCGATCCCGATCGACCAGGCCAAGCGGATCGCCGACGAGCTGGTCAAGACCGGGACGGCAACCAAGCCGCAGCTCGGCGTCACCGTCGGCGACGCACCCAACGGCGGGGCGCAGATCGGCACGGTCATCGCGGGCAGCGCGGCCGCCCGGGCCGGTCTCAAGGCCGGGGACGTCGTCACCTCGTTCGGCGGCCGTCCGATCGAGGACGCCAACGCCCTCGTCGCCGCCGTCCGGTCGTCCGCACCGGGCAGCCAGCAGCAGGTGACCTACGTGCGGGGCGGCCAGACGCTGACCACCACGGTCACCCTCGAATCGGTCCCCTCGGCCACCAGCTGA
- a CDS encoding response regulator transcription factor, translating to MSIEQPPRVVIVDDHRMFRTGVRAELGDAVEVVGEAADVEQAVNVVLATRPDVVLLDVHLPGGNGAEVIRRCAPEQPDTRFLALSVSDAAEDVIGVIRAGARGYVTKSITGPELAAAVRRVADGDAVFSPRLAGFVLDAFSGVADAPVVDEELDRLSQREREVLRLIARGYAYKEVAKELFISVKTVETHVSAVLRKLQLSNRHELTRWAADRRLI from the coding sequence ATGAGCATCGAGCAGCCGCCCCGGGTGGTCATCGTCGACGACCACCGGATGTTCCGCACCGGGGTGCGGGCCGAGCTGGGGGATGCCGTTGAGGTGGTCGGCGAGGCCGCCGACGTGGAGCAGGCGGTGAACGTGGTGCTGGCCACCCGGCCGGACGTCGTGCTGCTCGACGTCCACCTGCCGGGGGGCAACGGGGCCGAGGTGATCCGCCGCTGTGCCCCCGAGCAGCCGGACACCCGGTTCCTCGCGCTGTCGGTCTCCGACGCCGCGGAGGACGTCATTGGCGTGATCCGGGCCGGTGCCCGCGGCTACGTCACCAAGTCGATCACCGGGCCGGAGCTGGCCGCCGCGGTCCGCCGGGTCGCCGACGGGGACGCCGTCTTCTCGCCGCGGCTGGCCGGGTTCGTGCTGGACGCGTTCTCGGGGGTGGCGGACGCCCCCGTCGTGGACGAGGAGCTGGACCGGCTCAGCCAGCGGGAGCGCGAGGTGCTGCGGCTGATTGCGCGCGGCTACGCCTACAAGGAGGTGGCCAAGGAGCTGTTCATCTCGGTGAAGACGGTCGAGACCCACGTCTCTGCGGTGCTGCGCAAGCTGCAGCTGTCCAACCGGCACGAGCTCACCCGGTGGGCCGCCGACCGCCGCCTCATCTAG
- a CDS encoding PspC domain-containing protein, translating to MSEKTQTYASGPDRHPSGPPGTVRPLGRSRTDRKVAGVAGGLGAYLDIDPVILRVLFVVLAIFGGSGLLLYLVGWLLIPEEGAEHSEMQRFVDRSGTAALVILGVVVAVLLIASSQALGWWGFGSGAWPLLVVAAIGFAVWYSRRPRPVGPDAVPAPPIPASPTYEPSAYDPAAFAAGSTVPYAATPDAPPPSAPPPPAPTPTPPRPTSPLGLITLSLTALTAGVLVALALADVISLPAVVLFAVLTAIVGLGLVVGSVLGRARWLVVPGILLALVTAAAAAVPTYASGQTGNTVWAPASAASLAGPYSWGAGDVTLDLSAVSPTGRTPVKAGLGAGTLTVILPPTARTQLSASVGIGTLTMPDGSVASGFGRSSQRTLAAPSGPPAGGTLVLDLNVGVGELEVRYAAS from the coding sequence ATGAGCGAGAAGACACAGACGTACGCCTCCGGTCCCGACCGGCACCCATCCGGCCCGCCCGGGACGGTGCGGCCGCTGGGCCGCAGCCGGACCGACCGCAAGGTCGCCGGCGTCGCCGGGGGCCTTGGTGCCTACCTGGACATCGACCCGGTGATCCTGCGGGTGCTGTTCGTGGTGCTGGCCATCTTCGGCGGCTCCGGCCTGCTGCTCTACCTGGTGGGCTGGCTGCTCATCCCGGAGGAGGGCGCCGAGCACAGCGAGATGCAGCGGTTCGTCGACCGCAGCGGGACGGCGGCGCTGGTGATCCTCGGCGTCGTCGTCGCGGTCCTGCTCATCGCCTCGAGCCAGGCGCTGGGCTGGTGGGGCTTCGGCTCCGGCGCGTGGCCGCTGCTCGTCGTCGCCGCGATCGGCTTCGCGGTCTGGTACTCCCGGCGGCCCCGGCCGGTCGGTCCGGACGCCGTCCCGGCACCCCCGATACCCGCGTCGCCGACCTACGAGCCGTCGGCCTACGACCCGGCGGCGTTCGCCGCCGGGTCCACCGTCCCCTACGCCGCGACTCCCGACGCACCCCCGCCCTCCGCGCCGCCGCCGCCGGCGCCCACGCCCACGCCCCCACGGCCGACCTCACCGCTCGGCCTGATCACGCTGAGCCTGACCGCGCTCACCGCCGGTGTGCTGGTGGCGCTCGCGCTGGCCGACGTGATCAGCCTGCCCGCGGTCGTGCTGTTCGCGGTGCTCACGGCGATCGTGGGCCTCGGGCTGGTCGTGGGCAGCGTCCTGGGCCGGGCCCGCTGGCTGGTCGTCCCCGGCATCCTGCTCGCCCTCGTCACCGCGGCGGCGGCAGCGGTGCCCACGTACGCCAGTGGGCAGACCGGGAACACGGTGTGGGCCCCGGCCTCGGCCGCGAGCCTCGCCGGCCCCTACTCGTGGGGCGCGGGGGACGTCACCCTCGACCTCAGCGCCGTCTCGCCGACCGGCCGGACGCCGGTCAAGGCGGGGCTCGGAGCCGGCACCCTCACGGTGATCCTGCCGCCGACGGCCCGCACCCAGCTCAGCGCCTCGGTCGGGATCGGCACCCTCACGATGCCGGACGGCAGTGTCGCCAGCGGGTTCGGCCGCAGCAGCCAGCGGACGCTGGCCGCCCCGAGCGGCCCGCCCGCCGGCGGCACGCTGGTGCTGGACCTCAACGTCGGAGTGGGAGAGCTGGAGGTGCGCTATGCAGCGTCATGA
- a CDS encoding HAMP domain-containing sensor histidine kinase, whose protein sequence is MSRLRRTLRLRTRIALLVAVAVGLTVAATSVAAFFTVRSQLFAALDQSLLGQAQAAINSPLADPTRLVQVPSAALEAGDVRIALLEANGTAFVAAGGLAPPLADAELAVAQGRSATSVRGARGTGESFRVVAVAVRPGLALVLAQSTATLDSTLSTLGLVLLIVGVLGVGLAAVVGLLVARASLRPVEDLTAATEHIAATEQLTPIPVSGDDELARLTTSFNAMLAALEASRTRQRRLVADAGHELRTPLTSLRTNLDLLAQSERPGVAVGLEPGERAALLSDVRAQVEELGALVGDLVELSRDAPPATRVEQVDLAEVVDRSVARVRRRAPGVVFDVAADSWAVVGDSTALERAVTNLLDNAAKWSPAGGTVTVALSDGRLIVTDQGPGISDADLPHVFDRFYRSDAARSMPGSGLGLSIVAQTVQRHGGTVAAGRCASGGAELVVQLPGSGVAAPSTSSSAS, encoded by the coding sequence GTGAGCCGGCTGCGCCGGACGCTGCGGCTGCGGACCCGGATCGCGCTCCTCGTCGCTGTCGCGGTGGGACTCACGGTGGCGGCGACGTCCGTGGCCGCCTTCTTCACCGTGCGCAGCCAGCTGTTCGCGGCGCTCGACCAGTCGCTGCTCGGTCAGGCCCAGGCGGCGATCAACTCCCCGCTGGCCGACCCCACCCGGCTGGTGCAGGTCCCGTCGGCGGCGCTGGAGGCCGGCGACGTGCGGATCGCGCTGCTCGAGGCCAACGGCACCGCCTTCGTCGCCGCGGGCGGGCTGGCGCCCCCGCTGGCCGACGCGGAGCTCGCGGTCGCGCAGGGCCGCTCGGCCACGTCGGTACGCGGGGCCCGGGGCACCGGCGAGTCGTTCCGGGTGGTCGCCGTCGCCGTCCGCCCCGGGCTGGCACTGGTCCTGGCCCAGTCGACGGCCACCCTGGATTCCACCCTGAGCACCCTCGGGCTGGTGCTGCTCATCGTCGGCGTGCTCGGGGTCGGCCTGGCCGCGGTGGTGGGGCTGCTGGTGGCCCGCGCCTCGCTGCGGCCGGTCGAGGACCTCACCGCCGCCACCGAGCACATCGCGGCCACCGAGCAGCTGACCCCGATCCCGGTGAGCGGGGACGACGAGCTGGCCCGGCTGACGACGTCGTTCAACGCGATGCTGGCCGCGCTGGAGGCCTCCCGCACCCGGCAGCGCCGGCTGGTGGCCGACGCCGGACACGAGCTGCGCACCCCGCTGACCAGCCTGCGGACCAACCTCGACCTGCTGGCCCAAAGCGAGCGGCCCGGCGTGGCTGTCGGCCTCGAGCCCGGGGAGCGCGCCGCGCTGCTCTCCGACGTCCGGGCCCAGGTCGAGGAGCTCGGCGCCCTGGTGGGCGACCTGGTCGAGCTGTCCCGCGACGCCCCGCCCGCCACCCGGGTGGAGCAGGTCGACCTGGCCGAGGTGGTGGACCGGTCGGTCGCCCGGGTCCGACGGCGGGCGCCCGGGGTCGTGTTCGACGTGGCGGCCGACAGCTGGGCCGTCGTGGGTGACAGCACCGCGCTGGAGCGGGCCGTGACCAACCTGCTGGACAACGCGGCCAAGTGGAGCCCGGCGGGCGGCACGGTGACCGTGGCGCTGTCCGACGGCCGGCTCATCGTGACCGACCAGGGCCCCGGGATCAGCGACGCCGACCTGCCGCACGTCTTCGACCGGTTCTACCGCTCGGATGCCGCTCGGTCCATGCCCGGCTCGGGCCTGGGGCTGTCCATCGTGGCGCAGACCGTGCAGCGGCACGGTGGGACCGTGGCCGCCGGGCGTTGCGCCAGCGGCGGCGCTGAGCTGGTGGTCCAGCTGCCGGGCTCCGGCGTGGCCGCCCCCTCGACGTCGTCCAGCGCTTCTTAG
- a CDS encoding DUF2277 domain-containing protein codes for MCRSIKTLREPYTEQVTEADVRAAALQYVRKVSGFRTPAAHNAAAFDRAVDAVAAATAELLDRLEVRR; via the coding sequence ATGTGCCGCAGCATCAAGACCCTGCGTGAGCCGTACACCGAACAGGTCACCGAGGCCGACGTCCGCGCCGCCGCGCTGCAGTACGTGCGCAAGGTCAGCGGCTTCCGCACGCCGGCCGCGCACAACGCGGCGGCGTTCGACCGCGCGGTCGACGCGGTGGCCGCGGCCACGGCCGAGCTGCTCGACCGCCTCGAGGTGCGGCGGTAG
- a CDS encoding ferric reductase-like transmembrane domain-containing protein, translating into MPAPQITAAGSALWYLNRGTGVVALVVLTLVVLLGILGTTRVPVPGLQRFVVAGLHRNLSLVTLGLLAAHITAAVLDPYAPIRLVDAFLPFASSYRPLWLGLGAVALDLLLAIVVTSLLRTRIGLSRWRTIHWATYAAWPVALLHGMGTGTDASRTWMLALTFACVAAVVIAALYRIGQASTTPLRQLGTHALVIASPLAFGAWLIIGPLAPHWAARAGTPTQLLASSRAAAAAGSGQTSAPASTAVPKGSGLISGGVRVGGGGGDDGGGSQVTVVLDGQLSSGLTGQLRIVLRGQALASGGVALSTGSVTLSGAGAPVYSGQVTTLNGNQIGATLSGPSGAIQMRTNVSIDSSGRAFTGQVSLT; encoded by the coding sequence GTGCCCGCTCCGCAGATCACCGCCGCGGGCAGCGCCCTGTGGTACCTCAACCGGGGCACCGGCGTGGTCGCGCTCGTCGTGCTCACCCTCGTGGTGCTGCTGGGCATCCTGGGGACCACCCGCGTCCCGGTCCCCGGGCTGCAGCGGTTCGTCGTGGCCGGCCTGCACCGCAACCTGTCGCTGGTCACCCTCGGCCTGCTCGCCGCGCACATCACGGCCGCCGTGCTCGACCCGTACGCGCCGATCCGGCTGGTGGATGCGTTCCTTCCCTTCGCCTCCTCGTACCGGCCGCTGTGGCTCGGGCTCGGCGCGGTCGCGCTCGACCTGCTGCTGGCCATCGTGGTCACCAGCCTGCTGCGCACCCGGATCGGGCTGAGCCGCTGGCGCACGATCCACTGGGCCACCTATGCGGCCTGGCCGGTGGCGCTGCTGCACGGCATGGGCACCGGCACCGATGCGAGCCGCACCTGGATGCTGGCGCTGACCTTCGCCTGCGTGGCGGCCGTGGTGATCGCCGCGCTGTACCGGATCGGCCAGGCGTCCACCACGCCGCTGCGCCAGCTGGGCACCCACGCTCTGGTGATCGCCTCACCGCTCGCCTTCGGGGCCTGGCTGATCATCGGCCCGCTGGCCCCGCACTGGGCGGCCCGGGCCGGGACCCCCACCCAGCTGCTCGCCTCGTCACGCGCGGCCGCCGCGGCCGGCTCGGGGCAGACGTCGGCACCTGCCTCGACCGCCGTGCCCAAGGGAAGCGGCCTGATCAGCGGCGGGGTTCGGGTGGGTGGGGGCGGCGGGGACGACGGCGGCGGCTCCCAGGTGACCGTTGTCCTCGACGGGCAGCTGAGCAGCGGGCTGACCGGGCAGCTGCGCATCGTGCTCCGCGGGCAGGCGTTGGCCTCCGGCGGCGTGGCGCTGTCGACCGGCTCGGTCACCCTGAGCGGCGCCGGAGCACCGGTCTACTCGGGACAGGTCACCACGCTCAACGGCAACCAGATCGGCGCCACCCTGAGCGGCCCCTCGGGCGCGATCCAGATGAGAACGAACGTGAGCATCGACAGCTCCGGCCGAGCCTTCACCGGGCAGGTCTCGCTCACCTGA
- a CDS encoding PspC domain-containing protein: protein MSTGTAPLRTIRTLYRSDRHRVVAGVAHGLAEHLGVAPWLVMAAFVVLTFSGGAGVVAYGAFWALVPLRPDDLDGADGAQAAAAAPGEHRSVPLLGLAALAIGLALLLQQLGLAPPGGFAVPIVVLGLGVAVLWRVADDAQRSRWRATATAGGGRAWLRVLLGLTLVVTGAVAVVDTGGGAQVAVQAVAAALLVLAGVALVAGPWVAHIVGELRDERRERIRSQERAELAAHVHDSVLQTLTLIQRNAADPRAVVRLARTEERTLRRWLYAPTGEDPTTLRPALERFAAEVEESHGVPIEVVVVGDAPVDERLGACLSAAREAMVNAAKYAGEDGPVAVYAEVADGQVEIFVRDRGPGFDLASVPSDRLGVRQSVIGRTERAGGRAEVRSSAESGTEVRLRVPVAAPDGSAG from the coding sequence GTGAGCACCGGGACCGCGCCCCTGCGGACCATCCGCACGCTGTACCGCTCGGACCGCCATCGGGTGGTCGCGGGGGTCGCGCACGGTCTGGCCGAGCACCTCGGCGTGGCCCCGTGGCTGGTCATGGCCGCGTTCGTGGTCCTGACCTTCTCCGGTGGCGCGGGGGTGGTCGCCTACGGGGCGTTCTGGGCGCTGGTCCCGCTGCGCCCCGACGACCTGGACGGCGCCGACGGTGCGCAGGCCGCCGCGGCGGCCCCGGGGGAGCACCGCAGCGTCCCGCTGCTCGGGCTGGCCGCGCTGGCCATCGGGCTGGCCCTCCTCCTGCAGCAGCTCGGGCTGGCTCCCCCCGGCGGGTTCGCCGTCCCGATCGTCGTCCTGGGGCTCGGGGTGGCCGTGCTGTGGCGGGTCGCCGACGACGCCCAGCGCTCCCGCTGGCGGGCCACCGCCACCGCCGGCGGCGGGCGGGCCTGGCTGCGGGTGCTGCTGGGCCTCACCCTGGTCGTGACCGGGGCGGTCGCGGTGGTGGACACGGGAGGCGGCGCCCAGGTCGCCGTCCAGGCCGTGGCGGCGGCGCTGCTCGTGCTGGCCGGGGTGGCCCTGGTCGCGGGTCCGTGGGTGGCGCACATCGTGGGGGAGCTGCGCGACGAGCGGCGGGAGCGGATCCGCAGCCAGGAGCGTGCCGAGCTGGCCGCGCACGTGCACGACTCGGTGCTGCAGACGCTCACCCTGATCCAGCGCAACGCCGCCGACCCGCGGGCCGTCGTCCGGCTGGCCCGGACCGAGGAGCGCACCCTGCGACGCTGGCTGTACGCGCCCACGGGCGAGGACCCCACCACCCTGCGACCGGCGCTCGAGCGGTTCGCGGCGGAGGTCGAGGAGTCGCACGGGGTTCCGATCGAGGTGGTGGTCGTGGGCGACGCGCCGGTCGACGAGCGGCTCGGCGCCTGCCTGTCCGCGGCCAGGGAGGCCATGGTGAACGCGGCGAAGTACGCGGGCGAGGACGGCCCGGTGGCCGTCTATGCGGAGGTGGCGGACGGGCAGGTGGAGATCTTCGTGCGGGACCGCGGGCCGGGCTTCGACCTGGCGTCGGTGCCGTCCGACCGGCTCGGGGTGCGGCAGAGCGTCATCGGGCGGACCGAGCGGGCCGGTGGCCGGGCCGAGGTGCGCAGCTCGGCCGAGTCGGGCACCGAGGTCCGGCTGCGGGTGCCGGTGGCCGCACCGGACGGGAGCGCCGGATGA
- a CDS encoding cell wall-binding repeat-containing protein has translation MAFTRLLPHRTGAALVSLLLGLAVVAGLTVVPAPAALADTPTAYGYDISWPQCPVGTGNGLGNPMPPATAGFLIIGLTSGLPFTRNPCLTDQVRFALSNKIPRAAYAMAAYPTAAQITTYGSGGPAASTTLAGQLFNAGYAMARYDLQTLAGVGLSVPFVWIDVESRSLQPWPTGTTTATANNQAVLSGYAKGFQDAKLRTGWYSYRTGWATITGNWQDGAPMWKAGDYTGTGFAGALSICSTPSLNGGPIWMGQRVYSNMDLDATCLPLPSMVTIFDGAVPPSVSPVVPGAPAVAPGTAVAFTTTLGTSQIWDAALTDVCSGTQLATYTGIAKGPITVTWNGLDAAGATAPPGLYRMTVTSSGITRSGVVELSTPGTTVLTGCGLTRSYGTDRYATSVAIGRTAAPTSQTVVIAPGEQAHLVDGLVAAPLAKALGAPLLLSGSATLPASVRADITARSATTAYLVGGTASLSAAVATELTKTLGVTTVVRVAGADRYATSVAVTAAMAKAGAVSDGVAWVASGADANLVDALAAGGPAAASGEPILLTGSTALPASVRTALKTYSITSTKVLGGTAVVSAAVLAQLPSPVRLAGADRYATAVAVAEQADTASAAVLANGLGANLVDALPGGTLGLPTVLTAGSTLPAATSGWLLSAKPATTTVLGGPAVVPPALLALIAS, from the coding sequence GTGGCTTTCACGAGACTCCTGCCCCATCGGACCGGCGCCGCACTGGTGTCCTTGCTGCTCGGCCTCGCTGTGGTCGCCGGCCTGACGGTCGTCCCGGCTCCGGCCGCCCTGGCCGACACCCCGACCGCCTACGGCTACGACATCTCCTGGCCGCAGTGCCCGGTCGGCACCGGGAACGGCCTGGGCAACCCGATGCCACCGGCGACCGCCGGGTTCCTCATCATCGGCCTCACCTCGGGCCTGCCGTTCACCCGCAACCCCTGCCTCACCGACCAGGTCCGCTTCGCCCTGTCCAACAAGATCCCCCGCGCCGCCTATGCGATGGCTGCCTATCCGACCGCCGCGCAGATCACGACCTACGGCAGCGGCGGGCCGGCCGCCTCGACCACCCTGGCCGGCCAGCTGTTCAACGCCGGCTACGCGATGGCCCGCTACGACCTGCAGACGCTGGCCGGCGTCGGGCTGTCGGTGCCGTTCGTTTGGATCGATGTCGAGTCCCGTTCGCTGCAGCCGTGGCCGACCGGCACGACGACGGCCACGGCGAACAACCAGGCCGTGCTGTCCGGGTACGCCAAGGGCTTCCAGGACGCCAAGCTGAGGACCGGCTGGTACTCCTATCGGACCGGCTGGGCCACGATCACCGGCAACTGGCAGGACGGCGCCCCCATGTGGAAGGCCGGTGATTACACCGGGACCGGGTTCGCCGGCGCGCTGTCCATCTGCTCCACGCCGTCGCTCAACGGCGGCCCGATCTGGATGGGCCAGCGGGTCTACAGCAACATGGACCTCGACGCGACCTGCCTGCCGCTGCCGTCGATGGTCACCATCTTCGACGGCGCGGTCCCGCCGTCGGTGTCGCCCGTGGTGCCAGGAGCACCCGCCGTCGCGCCGGGCACGGCGGTCGCCTTCACGACCACGCTGGGGACGTCGCAGATCTGGGACGCCGCCCTCACCGACGTGTGCAGCGGCACCCAGCTGGCCACCTACACCGGCATCGCCAAGGGGCCGATCACCGTCACCTGGAACGGTCTGGACGCCGCCGGCGCGACCGCCCCGCCGGGGCTGTACCGGATGACCGTCACCAGCTCGGGGATCACCCGCAGCGGCGTGGTCGAGCTGAGCACGCCGGGCACCACCGTCCTCACCGGGTGCGGCCTGACCCGCAGCTACGGCACCGACCGGTACGCGACGAGCGTCGCCATCGGCAGGACGGCAGCGCCGACGTCCCAGACCGTCGTCATCGCCCCCGGCGAGCAGGCCCACCTGGTCGACGGCCTGGTCGCCGCGCCGCTCGCGAAGGCGCTCGGCGCCCCGTTGCTGCTCAGCGGGTCCGCAACGCTGCCGGCGTCCGTGCGCGCGGACATCACCGCCCGCAGCGCGACGACCGCCTACCTGGTCGGCGGGACGGCATCGCTCTCGGCCGCCGTCGCGACCGAGCTGACCAAGACGCTCGGCGTGACCACCGTCGTGCGAGTGGCCGGTGCGGACCGCTACGCGACCAGCGTCGCTGTGACCGCCGCGATGGCCAAGGCCGGAGCGGTCTCCGACGGGGTGGCCTGGGTCGCTTCCGGCGCCGACGCCAACCTGGTCGACGCGCTGGCTGCGGGCGGTCCCGCGGCGGCTTCCGGCGAGCCGATCCTGCTGACCGGGTCGACCGCCCTGCCAGCGTCCGTACGGACGGCGTTGAAGACGTACTCGATCACCTCGACGAAGGTGCTCGGCGGGACGGCCGTGGTCTCCGCGGCCGTGCTGGCCCAGCTGCCGTCGCCGGTACGGCTGGCCGGCGCGGACCGGTACGCCACGGCCGTGGCCGTCGCCGAGCAGGCCGACACCGCCAGCGCAGCGGTGCTGGCCAACGGCCTCGGCGCGAACCTGGTGGACGCCCTGCCCGGTGGGACGCTCGGGCTGCCGACCGTGCTCACGGCCGGGTCGACGCTGCCGGCGGCAACGTCGGGCTGGCTGCTGTCGGCGAAGCCGGCGACCACCACGGTGCTGGGCGGACCGGCCGTGGTGCCACCCGCGCTGCTGGCCCTGATCGCCTCCTGA
- a CDS encoding response regulator transcription factor, translating to MGVKVLVVEDDPSVRESLRRSLAFNGYQVALAADGVDGLAALDRERPDVVVLDVMMPRMDGLETCRRMRAAGIDLPVLMLTARDEVSDRVAGLDAGADDYLPKPFALEELLARLRALLRRAPDAGSADESLRFADLALDRATREVTRGERAIHLTRTEFALLEMLLLHPRRVLTREQLLEEVWGYDFPTTANSLEVYVGYLRRKTEEGGEPRLVHTVRGVGYVLRQSPP from the coding sequence ATCGGCGTGAAGGTGCTCGTGGTCGAGGACGACCCGTCGGTGCGCGAGTCGCTGCGCCGCTCGCTCGCGTTCAACGGCTACCAGGTGGCCCTGGCCGCGGACGGCGTGGACGGGCTGGCCGCCCTGGACCGGGAGCGTCCCGACGTCGTCGTCCTCGACGTCATGATGCCCCGGATGGACGGCCTGGAGACCTGCCGGCGGATGCGCGCAGCAGGGATCGACCTGCCGGTGCTCATGCTCACCGCGCGGGACGAGGTCTCCGACCGGGTCGCCGGCCTGGACGCCGGAGCGGACGACTACCTGCCCAAGCCGTTCGCGCTCGAGGAGCTGCTGGCCCGGCTGCGGGCGCTGCTGCGGCGCGCCCCGGACGCCGGCTCCGCGGACGAGTCGCTGCGCTTCGCCGACCTGGCGCTGGACCGGGCCACCCGCGAGGTGACCCGTGGTGAGCGGGCCATCCACCTGACCCGCACCGAGTTCGCGCTGCTCGAGATGCTGCTGCTGCACCCCCGCCGGGTGCTGACCCGCGAGCAGCTGCTCGAGGAGGTGTGGGGCTACGACTTCCCGACGACCGCGAACTCGCTCGAGGTCTATGTCGGGTACCTGCGCCGCAAGACCGAGGAGGGCGGCGAGCCGCGCCTGGTGCACACGGTGCGTGGCGTCGGCTACGTGCTGCGCCAGTCACCTCCGTGA
- a CDS encoding carbonic anhydrase has translation MPADDPFADVLRANAAYAASYRLAGLEARAARGLGVLTCMDSRLDPLGMLGLEPGDAKILRNAGARVTEDVLRTLVLASHLLGVDRVMVVAHTNCRMAGGTEDDVHAAISAAGGPDTRSISFLTTDDQQAALRSDVQRVRSWPYLGNVAVGGFIYDLATGRLREVC, from the coding sequence ATGCCTGCCGACGATCCCTTCGCGGACGTGCTCCGGGCGAACGCGGCCTACGCGGCCAGCTACCGCCTGGCCGGTCTCGAGGCCCGCGCCGCCAGGGGGCTGGGCGTGCTCACCTGCATGGACTCCCGACTCGACCCGCTCGGCATGCTCGGCCTGGAGCCCGGGGACGCGAAGATCCTGCGCAACGCCGGTGCGCGAGTGACCGAGGACGTGCTGCGCACGCTGGTCCTCGCGTCCCACCTGCTCGGCGTGGACCGGGTCATGGTCGTCGCACATACCAACTGTCGGATGGCCGGCGGCACCGAGGACGACGTGCACGCGGCGATCAGCGCAGCCGGGGGCCCGGACACCCGCAGCATCTCGTTCCTCACCACCGACGACCAGCAGGCCGCGCTGCGCTCCGACGTCCAGCGGGTGCGGTCCTGGCCCTACCTGGGGAACGTAGCCGTGGGCGGGTTCATCTACGACCTCGCCACCGGGCGGCTGCGCGAGGTCTGCTGA